The following proteins are co-located in the Micromonospora coriariae genome:
- a CDS encoding glycosyltransferase 87 family protein — protein sequence MTADHPTARRWRTLDTAAGGLALDLGLYAVSAIFAAITAVTSTLLPHRAWGTVATVGYLIAALAVVLQLILRRRGSASRLVGLPARWTVTGFVWASTALLPVLWQSVERATGRVDRAQEEVLVVEQAGARLLDHGTPYLGHDAIAALPHGEQLLGYTPYQPGMAMFGLPRALFDAAWTDARVWFSVGTALALALAVAALRSAHRAHPATTADADDRRGAALLRGVQAATVLPICALTLATGGDDLPVLALCLLALALAAADRPGRAGLAVGLAGALKLFAWPVALVLIVWGLTRRAGTRVAAGAIGLPVAALLPALLVDRDALIENVLRFPLGHGLVTSPAQSPFPGYLIATALPAGRLIAAALLVAAGLTIAVRLARRPPRTAVATALICGYGLLAAILLMPSTRFGYLLYPLALLTWAPALHRTTDASTVPVPGELSGRATSA from the coding sequence GTGACCGCCGACCACCCGACCGCCCGTCGCTGGCGGACGCTCGACACCGCCGCCGGGGGCCTCGCCCTCGACCTCGGTCTCTACGCCGTCTCGGCCATCTTCGCCGCGATCACCGCGGTCACCTCGACGCTGCTGCCGCACCGGGCCTGGGGCACGGTCGCCACAGTCGGCTACCTCATCGCGGCACTGGCGGTGGTCCTCCAGCTCATCCTTCGCCGACGCGGCTCGGCCTCCCGGCTGGTCGGCCTGCCAGCCCGGTGGACGGTCACCGGATTCGTCTGGGCGAGCACCGCCCTGCTGCCCGTGCTCTGGCAGAGCGTCGAGCGGGCCACCGGACGCGTCGACCGAGCCCAGGAGGAGGTGCTGGTCGTGGAACAGGCCGGGGCGCGCCTACTCGACCACGGCACGCCGTACCTCGGGCACGACGCCATAGCCGCCCTGCCGCACGGCGAGCAGCTGCTCGGCTACACGCCGTACCAGCCGGGCATGGCGATGTTCGGCCTGCCCAGAGCCCTGTTCGACGCCGCGTGGACCGATGCCCGGGTCTGGTTCTCGGTGGGCACCGCGCTGGCGCTCGCCCTGGCCGTGGCCGCCCTTCGCTCCGCCCACCGCGCACACCCGGCCACGACCGCCGACGCCGACGACCGTCGGGGCGCCGCCCTGCTGCGGGGCGTGCAGGCCGCCACCGTCCTGCCGATCTGCGCGCTCACCCTCGCCACCGGCGGCGACGACCTGCCCGTACTCGCGCTCTGCCTGCTCGCTCTCGCGCTCGCCGCCGCCGACCGACCCGGCCGGGCCGGCCTCGCGGTCGGGCTGGCCGGCGCGCTGAAGTTGTTCGCCTGGCCGGTCGCCCTGGTCCTGATCGTGTGGGGGCTGACCCGGCGGGCCGGCACCCGGGTCGCCGCCGGCGCGATCGGGTTGCCCGTGGCGGCCCTGCTCCCGGCCCTGCTGGTCGACCGTGACGCGCTGATCGAGAACGTGCTGCGTTTCCCGCTCGGCCACGGCCTGGTCACCAGCCCCGCGCAGTCCCCGTTCCCCGGCTACCTGATCGCCACCGCGCTGCCCGCCGGCCGGCTGATCGCCGCCGCGTTACTGGTCGCGGCCGGCCTGACCATCGCCGTCCGACTCGCCCGCCGTCCGCCCCGCACCGCCGTGGCCACGGCGCTGATCTGCGGGTACGGGCTGCTCGCCGCGATCCTCCTGATGCCCTCGACCCGGTTCGGCTACCTGTTGTATCCGCTGGCCCTGCTCACCTGGGCACCCGCACTGCACCGCACCACCGACGCGTCGACCGTCCCGGTGCCCGGCGAGCTGTCCGGTCGGGCCACTTCGGCGTAA
- a CDS encoding putative bifunctional diguanylate cyclase/phosphodiesterase, translating into MSRTTRRQRDTDPRLLTLVGVLVVLATAVAVTAALAAVRKAPDSAGDVSTIVALILMIASGAVVKARLRIRSTTFSFAWVETAIVLGLALAPPPWVILSTGIGIACVSLLNRLTAIKAAFGIAKHTLVAGGATAVVMLLGERWPPEGLWDLFILLGAVYLAAAVLDDLLAIPVIALASGTRVARQFRNHWDLRLAGFAVRFVVAAFTLIILRADQRLLLAVPFLVLSLHLAYSAHIRSRTEQQAWQRLARATDALNVVDLDKVLTNAVTQATELFSADEVEIELRDGGRTVRGDAGGIAFDGPAGTPTDVDGTIVATPLEGHDRSVDIGALRLRFRGPVQLSEREQYTLRTFASALCTAVRNAQAYAELARVADEHAYAAAHDALTGLANRRHLLDKGTEQLSGRHADGVTALVLIDLNHFKEVNDTLGHAAGDQVLVQVAERLRGAAQATDLVARLGGDEFAVLLRGLPAPAVAAHRAETLLAALHEPFELDGMRISVEASGGISVAPASGGMAELLRRADVAMYQAKRAGQRISTYAPARDTADLGRLTLGGDLPRAVADHEFVVNFQPIVDLGTGEVTSAEALARWHHPTHGMIDPLRFLEAVERSGLLPAFAEAILDQALIAAAGWRDAGFDVPVAVNVSPRSLLDARFPGSVLAHLRAHDLPPDRLVLELTETLTLSQLDVVDRVLSRLRDEGVRLALDDFGTGYSSLSLLSRIPVHELKIDRSFVTTMESSAEAAAVIRSTLDLGRSLDLDVVAEGVESEPQRRALWELGCTAGQGHLFARPMPAGTLLAALQRGSGGRPGALAPPLHDAGAVIRLTQNRRQGGRSRPDRLPHLPA; encoded by the coding sequence GTGAGCCGGACGACGCGTCGTCAAAGGGACACCGACCCCCGCCTGCTGACCCTCGTCGGAGTGCTGGTGGTGCTGGCGACAGCCGTCGCCGTAACCGCTGCTCTCGCGGCGGTACGCAAGGCGCCGGACAGCGCGGGCGACGTCTCGACAATCGTGGCACTCATACTGATGATCGCCTCCGGAGCGGTCGTCAAGGCGCGGCTCCGCATCCGGTCGACGACCTTCTCGTTCGCCTGGGTGGAGACCGCCATCGTTCTCGGGCTCGCCCTGGCCCCACCACCCTGGGTGATCCTCTCCACCGGCATCGGTATCGCCTGCGTCTCGCTCCTCAACCGGTTGACCGCGATCAAAGCGGCGTTCGGCATCGCCAAACACACCCTCGTGGCCGGTGGCGCGACTGCGGTGGTCATGCTCCTCGGCGAGCGCTGGCCGCCAGAGGGCCTGTGGGACCTCTTCATCCTGCTCGGGGCGGTGTACCTCGCCGCCGCGGTGCTCGACGACCTGTTGGCCATCCCGGTCATCGCGCTGGCGTCGGGCACCCGTGTCGCCCGTCAGTTCCGTAACCACTGGGACCTACGGCTCGCCGGCTTCGCCGTCCGATTCGTGGTCGCAGCCTTCACCCTGATCATCCTTCGGGCGGATCAACGTCTCCTGCTCGCCGTTCCGTTCCTGGTCCTCAGCCTGCACCTGGCCTACTCCGCGCATATCCGCAGCCGCACCGAGCAGCAGGCGTGGCAGCGGCTCGCCCGCGCCACCGACGCGCTCAACGTGGTCGACCTGGACAAAGTCCTCACCAACGCCGTCACCCAGGCCACCGAGCTTTTCTCCGCCGACGAGGTCGAGATCGAGCTGCGCGACGGTGGCCGCACCGTCCGCGGTGACGCCGGCGGCATCGCCTTCGACGGACCGGCCGGCACGCCCACCGACGTGGACGGCACGATCGTCGCCACGCCGCTGGAGGGCCACGACCGTTCGGTCGACATCGGCGCGCTGCGGCTGCGCTTCCGCGGCCCGGTGCAGCTCTCCGAACGGGAGCAGTACACCCTGCGTACCTTCGCCTCCGCGCTCTGCACGGCGGTCCGCAACGCCCAGGCGTACGCCGAGCTGGCACGGGTCGCCGACGAGCACGCGTACGCCGCGGCGCACGACGCGCTGACCGGCCTGGCCAACCGTCGGCACCTGCTCGACAAGGGCACCGAGCAGTTGAGCGGGCGACACGCGGACGGGGTGACCGCGCTGGTGCTGATCGACCTCAACCACTTCAAAGAGGTCAACGACACGCTCGGGCACGCCGCCGGCGACCAGGTGCTGGTACAGGTGGCCGAACGTCTGCGGGGCGCCGCCCAGGCCACTGACCTGGTGGCCCGCCTCGGCGGCGACGAGTTCGCCGTACTCCTGCGCGGGCTGCCGGCCCCGGCGGTCGCCGCGCACCGGGCGGAGACGCTGCTCGCCGCGCTGCACGAACCGTTCGAGCTGGACGGCATGCGGATCAGCGTCGAAGCCAGCGGCGGGATCTCCGTCGCCCCGGCCAGTGGCGGCATGGCAGAGCTGCTGCGCCGCGCCGACGTGGCGATGTACCAGGCGAAGCGGGCCGGTCAACGGATCTCCACGTACGCCCCGGCCCGGGACACCGCCGACCTCGGCCGACTCACCCTCGGGGGGGACCTGCCACGGGCGGTCGCCGACCACGAGTTCGTCGTCAACTTCCAACCGATCGTCGACCTGGGCACCGGCGAGGTGACCAGCGCGGAGGCGCTGGCCCGCTGGCACCACCCCACCCACGGCATGATCGATCCGCTGCGTTTCCTGGAGGCGGTGGAGCGCTCCGGGCTGCTACCGGCCTTCGCCGAGGCGATCCTCGACCAGGCGTTGATCGCCGCGGCCGGCTGGCGCGACGCCGGCTTCGACGTGCCGGTCGCGGTCAACGTGTCCCCGCGCAGCCTGCTCGACGCGCGCTTCCCCGGCTCGGTGCTGGCCCACCTGCGCGCCCACGACCTGCCGCCGGACCGGTTGGTGCTGGAGTTGACCGAGACGCTGACGCTCAGCCAGCTCGACGTGGTGGACCGGGTGCTGAGCCGGCTGCGCGACGAGGGCGTCCGTTTGGCGCTGGACGACTTCGGCACCGGCTACTCCTCGCTCTCCCTGCTCTCCCGGATCCCCGTGCACGAGCTGAAGATCGACCGCAGCTTCGTGACGACGATGGAGAGTTCGGCGGAGGCCGCCGCCGTCATCCGTTCCACCCTCGACCTGGGCCGCAGCCTCGACCTTGACGTGGTGGCCGAGGGGGTGGAGAGCGAACCGCAACGAAGGGCCCTCTGGGAGCTGGGTTGCACCGCCGGCCAGGGGCACCTGTTCGCCCGGCCGATGCCCGCCGGCACTCTCCTCGCGGCGTTGCAGCGCGGCTCGGGCGGCCGCCCGGGCGCCCTCGCACCGCCGCTGCACGACGCCGGCGCGGTGATCCGGCTGACCCAGAACCGCCGCCAGGGCGGCCGGTCCCGCCCGGACCGCCTTCCCCACCTCCCCGCCTGA
- a CDS encoding phosphoribosyltransferase, with the protein MTTYRDRAEAGQVLADRLTALIGEPDVVVLGLVRGGVPVARVVAERLGAPLDVLVVRKLGMPWAREVAFGALGPGGVQVLNEAVASRLSSDDIAEVNHREQTELERRERLYRGDRPPLDLAGRIAVIVDDGLATGATARAAVEVVRRLGARRVVVAVPVGAQEAYELLAAEADQVVCAQRPQDFGAVSVYYEDFHEVPDEEVIEALTATA; encoded by the coding sequence ATGACCACGTACCGCGACCGGGCCGAGGCGGGCCAGGTGCTCGCCGATCGGCTCACCGCACTCATCGGCGAGCCGGACGTCGTCGTCCTCGGCCTGGTCCGCGGCGGCGTGCCTGTGGCCCGGGTCGTCGCCGAACGGCTCGGCGCGCCCCTGGACGTGCTGGTGGTCCGCAAGCTCGGCATGCCGTGGGCCCGGGAGGTCGCCTTCGGCGCGCTCGGCCCGGGCGGTGTGCAGGTGCTCAACGAGGCGGTGGCCAGCCGGCTCAGCAGCGACGACATCGCCGAGGTCAACCACCGGGAGCAGACCGAGTTGGAGCGTCGGGAGCGGCTCTACCGGGGCGACCGACCGCCGCTGGACCTCGCCGGGCGGATCGCGGTGATCGTTGACGACGGCCTGGCCACCGGCGCGACCGCGCGCGCCGCCGTCGAGGTCGTCCGCCGACTCGGCGCACGTCGGGTGGTGGTGGCGGTGCCGGTCGGCGCACAGGAGGCGTACGAGCTACTGGCCGCGGAGGCCGACCAGGTCGTCTGCGCCCAACGCCCGCAGGATTTCGGCGCGGTCAGCGTCTACTACGAGGACTTCCACGAGGTGCCCGACGAAGAGGTGATCGAGGCGCTTACCGCGACCGCGTGA
- a CDS encoding TFIIB-type zinc ribbon-containing protein, translating into MMSLTCPKCHGEMRQYERSGVVIDQCGECRGIFLDRGELEKLFEAEANWSRQQAGPPPQPAQQPGGYPPPQHQPGYGAVPPPPPPPPAHGYPPAPVYGGQQHHGYHGHYRQKKRKGFLDEMFG; encoded by the coding sequence ATGATGAGTCTCACCTGTCCCAAGTGTCACGGAGAAATGCGTCAGTACGAGCGCAGCGGCGTCGTCATCGACCAGTGCGGGGAGTGCCGAGGCATTTTCCTCGACCGCGGCGAGCTTGAGAAGCTCTTCGAGGCGGAGGCCAACTGGAGCCGCCAGCAGGCCGGCCCGCCGCCGCAGCCCGCTCAGCAGCCCGGTGGCTACCCACCGCCGCAGCACCAGCCCGGCTACGGTGCGGTTCCCCCGCCGCCACCGCCCCCGCCCGCCCACGGCTACCCGCCGGCGCCGGTTTACGGCGGCCAACAGCACCACGGCTACCACGGCCACTACCGGCAGAAGAAGCGCAAGGGATTCCTCGACGAGATGTTCGGCTGA
- a CDS encoding maleylpyruvate isomerase N-terminal domain-containing protein: protein MSAIRPAEALAQAYDGITGVVDGRDDGDLQRSTRCRGWLVADVLFHVLGDAQRALVALASPADGPADVDDVSYWRGFPSDGGIDARHAWSVRRSAAAFDRPTGIVRLWRDTAPAAIRAAAAADPTGYVTTQGHVLRVPDFLATLTTEAVVHHLDLTLELPDAPPPGRLAVRVAVATMDGLMSDDTVRPTAWDDEEFLLKATGRLPLTDRDRLELGESAGWFPLLG, encoded by the coding sequence ATGAGCGCGATCCGGCCGGCCGAGGCGCTGGCCCAGGCGTACGACGGGATCACCGGCGTGGTCGACGGCCGGGACGACGGGGACCTGCAACGATCCACCCGCTGCCGGGGGTGGCTCGTCGCGGATGTCCTCTTCCACGTGCTCGGCGACGCCCAGCGGGCCCTGGTCGCGCTGGCCAGTCCCGCCGACGGCCCCGCCGACGTGGACGACGTCAGCTACTGGCGCGGCTTCCCGTCCGACGGTGGTATCGACGCCCGGCACGCCTGGTCGGTCCGCCGGTCCGCGGCCGCCTTCGACCGGCCGACCGGGATCGTCCGGCTCTGGCGGGACACCGCCCCGGCGGCGATCCGGGCCGCCGCCGCAGCCGACCCGACGGGGTACGTGACCACGCAGGGGCACGTGCTACGCGTACCGGACTTCCTCGCCACCCTGACCACCGAAGCCGTCGTGCACCACCTGGACCTGACGCTGGAACTGCCCGACGCGCCGCCGCCGGGCCGACTGGCGGTACGGGTCGCGGTGGCGACCATGGACGGCCTGATGAGCGACGACACGGTCCGCCCCACGGCGTGGGACGACGAGGAGTTCCTGTTGAAAGCCACCGGGCGTCTCCCGCTCACCGACCGGGACCGGTTGGAGCTGGGCGAATCGGCGGGCTGGTTCCCGCTGTTGGGCTGA
- a CDS encoding replicative DNA helicase — protein MEGGPVSVTDDMRAEPRSGGQPPAQRDGQFDKTPPQDVAAEQCVLGGMLLSKDAIADVVEILKTNDFYRPVHATIFDIILDIYGRGEPADPITVAAALTDSGDLARIGGAPYLHTLIASVPTAANAAYYARIVSERAVLRRLVEAGTKIVQLGYGTASGGSRDVDDVVDLAQQAVYDVTERRVSEDFAVLADMLQPTLDEIEAVGAQGGMMTGVPTGFTDLDRLLNGLHAGQLIIVAGRPGLGKSTASMDFARNAAIRANQAAAIFSLEMSKVEIVMRLLSAEARVPLHVLRSGQLSDDDWTKLARCMGEISEAPLFVDDTPSMNLMEIRAKARRLKQRHDLKLIVVDYLQLMTSPKRTESRQQEVADLSRGLKLLAKEVECPVIAVSQLNRGPEQRTDKRPQLSDLRESGCLTAETRVIRADDNTEITLGELLANNAKDIPVWALDEGLRYTPRTMTHVFPSGTREVFRLTLASGKQIDATANHPFLAFTGWVPLGELSPGDRIATPRHLPPPMVARPWADPEVVMLAHLLGDGSFVRRQPIRYASRDELNLQAVTEAAKHFGITALRDDYAAARVTTLRLPAPYRLARGRRNPIAAWLDDLGLFGLRSHEKFLPPTVFSLPKEQITTFLRHLWATDGSVTVNRSGRGGRVYFASTSRRMLEDISRLLLRYGITARLKVVPVVGHRPQHTLDISGRDDQLRFLREIGVHGQRSEGCAALLAALETTESNTNVDTVPREVWTRVKEILVEQGMTHREFAKAIGTQFCGSALWKRAPSRSRLAAIAAVLDAADLDLHATNDIFWDSIVAIESIGEQEVFDATVLGKHNFIANGIATHNSIEQDADVVILLHRDDYYDKESPRAGEADFIIAKHRNGPTDTVTVAAQLHLSRFVDMAIV, from the coding sequence GCGGCATGCTGCTCTCCAAGGACGCCATCGCCGACGTCGTCGAGATCCTGAAGACCAACGACTTCTACCGGCCGGTGCACGCCACCATCTTCGACATCATCCTGGACATCTACGGCCGGGGTGAGCCGGCCGACCCGATCACCGTGGCCGCCGCCCTCACCGACTCCGGTGATCTGGCCCGCATCGGTGGCGCGCCCTACCTGCACACCCTCATCGCCAGCGTGCCCACCGCCGCGAACGCCGCCTACTACGCGCGGATCGTCAGCGAGCGGGCGGTGCTGCGCCGGCTGGTCGAGGCCGGCACCAAGATCGTGCAGTTGGGTTACGGCACCGCAAGCGGCGGCAGCCGCGACGTCGACGACGTCGTGGACCTCGCCCAGCAGGCCGTCTACGACGTCACGGAACGCCGCGTCAGCGAGGACTTCGCGGTCCTGGCGGACATGTTGCAGCCAACGCTTGACGAGATCGAGGCGGTGGGTGCGCAGGGCGGGATGATGACCGGCGTCCCGACCGGCTTCACCGACCTCGACCGGCTGCTCAACGGCCTTCACGCGGGCCAGTTGATCATCGTGGCCGGCAGGCCTGGTCTGGGCAAATCGACCGCAAGCATGGACTTCGCTCGAAATGCCGCTATCCGGGCCAACCAGGCGGCTGCCATCTTCTCGCTGGAAATGAGCAAGGTCGAGATCGTCATGCGACTGCTCTCCGCCGAGGCGCGGGTGCCGCTGCACGTGCTGCGCAGCGGGCAGCTCTCCGACGACGACTGGACCAAGCTGGCCCGGTGCATGGGCGAGATCAGCGAGGCACCGCTCTTCGTCGACGACACGCCGAGCATGAACCTGATGGAGATCCGGGCCAAGGCCCGCCGGCTCAAGCAGCGGCACGACCTCAAGTTGATCGTGGTCGACTACCTCCAGCTGATGACCTCGCCGAAGCGCACCGAGAGCCGACAGCAGGAGGTCGCCGACCTCTCCCGTGGCCTCAAGCTGCTGGCCAAGGAGGTCGAGTGCCCGGTCATCGCGGTCAGCCAGCTGAACCGTGGCCCCGAGCAGCGCACCGACAAGCGCCCCCAGCTGTCCGATCTGCGCGAATCGGGTTGCCTCACTGCGGAGACCCGAGTGATACGTGCGGACGACAATACCGAGATCACTTTGGGTGAGTTGCTGGCCAACAACGCAAAGGACATTCCGGTCTGGGCGCTGGACGAGGGTCTGCGCTACACCCCTCGCACCATGACCCACGTCTTCCCGAGCGGCACCCGCGAGGTGTTCCGGCTGACCCTCGCATCGGGCAAACAGATCGACGCTACGGCCAACCACCCCTTCCTCGCGTTCACGGGGTGGGTGCCGCTAGGTGAACTGTCGCCAGGAGATCGCATCGCTACGCCGCGACACCTCCCGCCCCCAATGGTCGCCCGCCCATGGGCCGACCCGGAGGTCGTTATGTTGGCGCACCTACTGGGCGACGGTTCCTTCGTGCGGCGCCAACCGATCCGTTACGCAAGTCGCGACGAGCTGAACCTGCAGGCCGTGACAGAAGCGGCGAAACATTTCGGGATCACCGCCCTCCGCGACGACTACGCGGCCGCGAGGGTGACCACCCTCCGGTTGCCCGCGCCTTATCGGCTGGCTCGTGGTCGGCGTAACCCGATCGCGGCGTGGTTGGACGACTTGGGCCTCTTCGGCCTTCGGTCGCACGAGAAGTTCCTCCCGCCGACCGTCTTCAGCCTGCCCAAGGAGCAGATCACCACCTTTCTACGGCACCTGTGGGCCACGGACGGTTCGGTGACGGTCAACCGCTCAGGGCGCGGCGGCCGGGTCTATTTCGCGTCCACCAGCCGACGAATGCTCGAGGACATCTCGCGGCTGCTCCTGAGGTACGGCATCACGGCCCGACTCAAGGTCGTACCAGTCGTGGGGCATCGCCCGCAGCACACGCTCGACATCTCCGGTCGGGACGACCAGTTGAGGTTCCTGCGCGAGATTGGCGTCCACGGGCAGCGGTCGGAGGGCTGCGCCGCCCTGCTTGCCGCGTTGGAAACAACGGAGAGCAACACCAACGTCGACACCGTGCCGCGCGAGGTGTGGACCAGGGTCAAGGAAATTCTGGTGGAGCAGGGCATGACCCACCGTGAGTTCGCGAAGGCCATCGGCACCCAGTTTTGCGGCAGCGCCCTCTGGAAGCGCGCGCCCAGCCGCTCCCGGCTGGCGGCGATCGCCGCCGTCCTCGACGCGGCCGATCTCGACTTGCACGCGACCAACGACATCTTCTGGGATTCGATCGTGGCCATCGAGTCGATCGGCGAGCAAGAGGTGTTCGACGCGACTGTGCTCGGGAAGCACAACTTCATCGCCAACGGCATCGCCACCCACAACTCGATCGAGCAGGATGCCGACGTTGTCATCCTTTTGCACCGCGACGACTACTACGACAAGGAGTCGCCGCGCGCGGGCGAGGCGGACTTCATCATCGCCAAGCATCGAAACGGCCCCACCGACACGGTGACCGTCGCGGCCCAGCTGCACCTGTCCCGCTTCGTCGACATGGCCATCGTCTGA
- a CDS encoding ATP-binding protein → MEHRAGRDALSAGDLDQARHLLGQAVARWQGRMLAGIPLGPVLAARVVAAEEERLLTTELLADVQLRSGRDDLAIPLLREVVARHPLREPAYVLLMRALYERGDNAEALAAYEEIRTRLATELGVGPGGDTQELRRTIITATSRPMPARSVRSGPVTPGIDGSAPGGRINPVDHLPRAVTDFVGREDVLARLLVETRRVEERVPTVHLIDGMAGSGKTTLAVHLARQLSARYPDAKLFIDLCGHGEKTRVDPSSALVTLLRQLDVPADHVPVEFDARVELWRRELARRRSVVVLDNAASSSQILPLLPTEPTTVVLVTSRRRLSHPEVGPSQTLPVMTPEEGVDLLAFSVGRDRVDAEPQAAAEVVRRCGYLPLAIRLAGARLAHRRGWRLGQLAEQMAAGPPALRHLAGEESTVAGAFAASYEPLPAPIRRVFRLLSLYPGNRLSPPVVAALTGLPMEEAHAALDELVDRNLVEDIDSERYRLHDLVRQYSAELCSRIDPPADRRQALHQLFEVTLEAALMVAVSLEPSGIVSAQVTFAPSGRPELARALGERNVEWLEAERTDLVTMVVSARELGFHQHSWQLARALWRFCYIRGYFEDIILTHRQAMAAAEATGDADALAVINNYLASAYVRTGDNRKALHHLTRAVALSQNSRDRLSTARYRSNLGAVYWWSGKLTEAVAVGMESLRDYKGYGNVGVPLVLPNIGLALTALGRHDEALRLHRLHLAWARTNSEDFHILNALSHIGAVRVRMGHFPQAIRILTASLAMRDRTGHRYAEAEVRNDLGIAYRGLGRLVAAQQEHEAARRLAVGSGERHVEAAALNELGRTLRAQGRGGEAVEMHRAALRLATRIAHPHEQGRALAGLAEHFARVDPTEARRHWERALAIFQRMGVPERFEAERRLAELGETPVNAEA, encoded by the coding sequence ATGGAGCATCGCGCGGGTCGGGACGCCCTCTCGGCCGGAGACCTGGACCAGGCGCGCCACCTGCTGGGCCAGGCCGTGGCCCGGTGGCAGGGCCGGATGCTCGCCGGCATCCCACTCGGGCCCGTGCTGGCCGCCCGCGTGGTGGCCGCCGAGGAGGAGCGGCTGCTCACCACGGAACTCCTCGCTGACGTCCAGTTGAGATCGGGTCGGGATGACCTGGCGATTCCGCTGTTACGGGAGGTCGTCGCCCGTCATCCCCTCCGTGAGCCGGCGTACGTCCTTCTCATGCGTGCCCTGTACGAGCGTGGAGACAATGCGGAAGCACTCGCCGCGTACGAGGAGATCCGTACGCGGCTGGCCACGGAGCTGGGAGTGGGCCCCGGCGGCGATACCCAGGAGTTGCGCCGCACGATCATCACGGCGACATCCCGCCCAATGCCCGCGCGTTCCGTGCGCTCCGGCCCGGTCACACCAGGCATCGACGGCTCGGCGCCCGGGGGTCGGATCAACCCGGTGGATCACCTTCCCCGGGCGGTCACCGACTTCGTCGGGCGGGAGGACGTGTTGGCTCGGTTACTGGTGGAGACCCGGCGGGTCGAGGAGCGTGTTCCGACCGTCCACCTCATCGACGGAATGGCGGGCAGCGGCAAGACCACCCTCGCCGTGCACCTGGCGCGTCAGTTGTCGGCTCGGTACCCGGACGCCAAGCTGTTCATCGACCTGTGCGGCCACGGAGAGAAGACCCGGGTGGATCCGTCGAGCGCGCTGGTCACCCTGCTTCGCCAGCTTGACGTGCCCGCCGATCACGTTCCGGTCGAGTTCGACGCCCGAGTCGAGTTGTGGCGACGTGAGCTGGCCAGGAGAAGGTCCGTCGTCGTCCTCGACAACGCCGCGAGCAGCAGTCAGATCCTTCCCCTCCTTCCGACCGAGCCGACCACCGTCGTGCTGGTGACGTCGCGACGCCGACTCTCCCACCCGGAGGTCGGGCCGTCGCAGACCCTGCCCGTCATGACACCTGAGGAAGGTGTGGATCTGCTGGCCTTCAGCGTGGGCCGGGACCGGGTCGACGCCGAGCCGCAGGCGGCCGCTGAGGTGGTTCGGCGGTGCGGGTACCTGCCATTGGCGATCCGGTTGGCCGGAGCCCGACTGGCGCATCGGCGCGGTTGGCGGCTGGGGCAGCTCGCCGAACAGATGGCTGCCGGCCCGCCGGCGCTGCGTCATCTGGCCGGGGAGGAAAGTACGGTGGCGGGCGCCTTCGCCGCTTCCTACGAGCCGCTGCCGGCCCCGATCAGGCGAGTCTTCCGTCTCCTGAGTCTGTATCCCGGAAATCGGCTCAGTCCGCCGGTCGTCGCCGCGCTGACCGGTCTGCCGATGGAGGAGGCACACGCGGCGCTGGACGAACTCGTCGACCGGAACCTGGTGGAGGACATCGACTCCGAGCGATACCGACTGCACGATCTCGTCCGCCAGTACTCCGCCGAGCTCTGCTCCCGCATCGATCCACCGGCCGACCGGAGGCAGGCGCTGCATCAACTCTTCGAGGTCACGCTCGAAGCGGCCCTGATGGTCGCCGTGTCGCTGGAGCCGAGCGGCATCGTCAGTGCCCAGGTCACCTTCGCCCCGTCCGGGCGACCCGAGCTGGCCAGGGCCCTCGGGGAACGGAACGTCGAATGGTTGGAGGCCGAGCGGACGGATCTGGTGACAATGGTCGTCTCGGCGCGCGAGCTGGGCTTCCACCAGCACTCGTGGCAACTGGCTCGCGCACTCTGGCGGTTCTGCTACATCCGCGGGTATTTCGAGGACATCATCCTGACTCACCGGCAGGCGATGGCGGCGGCGGAAGCCACCGGGGACGCTGACGCGCTGGCGGTGATCAACAACTATTTGGCCTCTGCCTACGTGCGGACCGGCGATAATCGGAAGGCCCTGCATCACCTGACCCGTGCTGTCGCTCTCTCCCAGAACTCCCGGGACCGGCTGAGCACGGCGCGATACCGATCCAACCTCGGCGCCGTCTACTGGTGGAGCGGCAAGCTGACCGAGGCGGTCGCGGTCGGGATGGAGAGCCTGCGCGACTACAAGGGGTATGGCAATGTCGGAGTGCCCCTGGTGCTGCCCAATATCGGTCTGGCGCTGACGGCGCTGGGTCGCCACGACGAGGCGCTGCGGCTGCATCGTCTGCACCTGGCCTGGGCCCGGACGAACTCCGAGGACTTTCACATCCTCAACGCCCTCAGCCACATCGGTGCGGTACGGGTGCGAATGGGTCACTTTCCGCAGGCGATCCGGATCCTCACGGCCTCCCTGGCGATGCGTGACCGGACCGGCCACCGGTATGCCGAGGCCGAGGTGCGCAACGACCTCGGGATCGCGTACCGCGGTCTCGGCCGGCTGGTGGCGGCCCAGCAGGAGCACGAGGCGGCTCGGCGACTGGCGGTCGGTTCGGGGGAACGGCACGTCGAGGCGGCGGCGTTGAACGAACTCGGTCGTACCCTGCGGGCCCAGGGGCGAGGTGGCGAGGCGGTCGAGATGCACCGGGCGGCGTTGCGGTTGGCCACCCGGATCGCACACCCGCACGAGCAGGGGCGCGCCCTTGCCGGCCTCGCCGAACACTTCGCCCGCGTCGACCCGACGGAGGCACGACGCCACTGGGAGCGAGCGTTGGCGATCTTCCAACGGATGGGCGTCCCGGAGCGCTTCGAAGCCGAACGTCGCCTCGCCGAGTTGGGCGAGACTCCCGTGAACGCGGAGGCTTGA